One region of Sylvia atricapilla isolate bSylAtr1 chromosome Z, bSylAtr1.pri, whole genome shotgun sequence genomic DNA includes:
- the ALPK2 gene encoding alpha-protein kinase 2 isoform X2, with protein sequence MDIKDVVKSQATFSCLRDFSEGGDDLLHFNGVVDVAAGRAKEYCSRQLPSHPTCHTGNYCLNTRDSGSLQSLADVQACKTIGLGRSLTTNSLLGEPADTSVGNHTDFGKDDSENSAAVLEIYAEKVTSVSDDFSDDDLEYFECSDVLTVREDEIWKKKLQFLLESDDEDDLKLSKDCDGCAYFLSEMPCVFQVSDNTTPMDTPIGFCGHQSKIKGVNVRRDPSVYSQSALQTEMTLTVGHHRDKSTILKDKEKNQVPVASAATGNEHPRSEEEASGGDHLAAGSSRDEPKPKDSVPAQVDSSANSTGAACTDQALGTVTETSPDGDVLGESSLLLEEGKRNVPGGNARHAVCALTESLRRNLLKLLNPIELCRYVSALGQSFQAAAEGRESRAPSPRLEGVCSTQVPEETDSVQMQAALCPAEEADKDTHWERKRTRGLSEQNQMPDENISFRSQGADLKSVTQNCENLCMEPRTEKEGIFGACESAETSQLSAENTLQVKNSDLQTSPLHCAPCEKREGWHQQVFSGQEVISNGKKVKNDISSTPQWDMDSVPDKQECLCAVLSSAKLCDEPGEGEQRSGLDIPDSSNPDILCSPSADEAVSEANPKSVLESGEPECKGDADISAVHDKLWKLLHEDDSDYGIPFENRGILSLGTRLTDIKVTELNFVQETCSDHPLPMDLTEEQEPITEPAHNPSTKKADCDVSDILLRRPTARESASIGNICLAQVVGTDGVCLDAGTGNERETPSICVSANSVLSRIQECLEPNPMATDRNGPTVAWEGKLAVNNAAQRCEADSPQRLQNGQSGNLACPKANPADVSGMSHGTVGQLLHTEYNIPMINESVPGEGCQFKDCYPARGDLAYFPEEEDIFPSESTSQFTHAEHSSVNTIHKSYEVNLQGKGNCSGLNAPNDPNSDSYHLSKNNGCQNFQILSNAQKYRYVMQSPTSIQIHETITYKNLPQNTDQLTETAKQEGAVPSSSEKPFLRDFYLEVPSCEPCKAGEQTEICIPEEHRAETSCDSGVSQGSESQIAASLCNTAEQHSFLVDSTFKSGTELKADSCENHTYASGSVTSASAPQPGEAQSEHHSTADGEDGGSGYQLHSHQLFGNKTLPFLTPVSHSQGSPSESAVACPGTSSEGKTGSIQTGVKVNGNLTTLEISCKSWQGLFQRVPGESKGEAALCENEHEIPRAIEYNPDEAEKKAPLHTLTGSQALKQIMNVSTEESCPSLIASSKITEADNPIKSTEYDKKEKVRTAGSVVSGLVNLPPVDSGNNQCFQEQPPHRRTPSFALAWTTFDPFPVNTESQRNQEGSKSCQTPLAAAEPEPIKCEEDTTKSGHVSAGAKKKLPPAILSKKPRLEERGSVSKDPSGIKKSWKSEGGVIHKEDRKEQRKLILKKDSKAPRLLKKIQAELFPDCSGSIKLCCQFGDIHGDSTITWTKDAKVLAQLQRSAQDDSPVSLAIAEASYQDQGMYYCCLNNMYGKVTAEFHLTAAGVEEIEFMQLMFREDPLSSSYFGGTLHGAIMTEGLHFGEGMHRRAFRSRVLQGLAPAFAPGHACVLKVHSALTYGTKSRDELLQKNYSLALQECHVQNTAREYAKLYAAEAEPLEGFGEVPEIIPIFLIHRPANNIPYATVEEELVGEFVKYSVKDGKEVNFLRRDSEAGQKCCTFQHWVYEKTNGNLLVTDLQGVGMKLTDVGIATLAKGYKGFKGNCSFSFIEQFRALHQCNEYCEMLGLKSLRTTHQKQRKTISTKSKNLPNSSTVKKMVPKKAREPRDFISSEH encoded by the exons ATGGATATTAAAGACGTAGTTAAGTCTCAGGCAACTTTTTCCTGCCTAAGGGATTTTTCAGAGGGTGGTGATGACCTGCTTCATTTTAACGGTGTGGTTGATGTTGCTGCTGGAAGAGCAAAGGAATACTGCAGCAGACAGCTGCCTTCCCACCCCACTTGTCACACAGGCAACTATTGCCTTAACACACGAGACTCTGGATCTCTTCAGTCTCTGGCAGATGTCCAGGCATGTAAAACAATTGGGTTGGGCAGATCTCTAACCACAAATTCCTTGCTTGGTGAGCCGGCAGACACTTCTGTAGGTAATCACACAGATTTTGGAAAAGATGACTCTgaaaattctgctgctgttctggagATTTATGCAGAGAAAGTAACAAGTGTCAGTGATGACTTTTCTGATGATGACCTGGAGTACTTTGAATGTTCAGATGTGCTTACAGTGCGTGAAGATGaaatctggaaaaagaaattacaatttttattagaaagtgatgatgaagatgatCTAAAACTGAGTAAGGATTGTGATGGGTGTGCTTACTTCCTCAGTGAAATGCCTTGTGTGTTCCAAGTGTCAGATAACACTACGCCTATGGATACCCCCATTGGCTTCTGTGGGCATCAGTCAAAAATCAAAGGAGTAAACGTAAGGAGAGACCCCTCTGTGTACAGCCAGtctgctctgcagacagagaTGACTCTCACTGTTGGACACCACCGAGATAAAAGTACCATTTTGAAAGACAAAGAGAAGAATCAGGTGCCTGTCGCTTCTGCAGCCACTGGAAATGAACATCCTAGAAGTGAAGAAGAGGCTAGTGGAGGAGACCATCTGGCCGCAGGTTCCTCACGGGACGAACCAAAGCCCAAGGactctgtccctgcccaggtAGACTCCTCTGCCAATAGCACAGGTGCTGCTTGCACAGATcaggctttggggacagtgacagAAACCAGCCCCGACGGGGACGTGCTGGGGGAAagctcactgctgctggaggaggggaagaggaatgTGCCGGGGGGAAATGCACGGCATGCTGTCTGTGCCTTAACAGAAAGTCTGAGGAGAAACCTTTTGAAGCTATTAAACCCTATAGAACTTTGCAGATATGTAAGTGCTCTAGGACAGtctttccaggctgcagctgagggcagggaatCCAGAGCTCCGTCTCCCCGTCTGGAAGGTGTCTGTTCAACGCAGGTTCCCGAGGAGACAGACAGCGTGCAAATGcaggctgctctgtgtccaGCAGAGGAGGCAGATAAAGACACtcactgggaaaggaaaaggactcGAGGCCTGTCTGAGCAAAACCAGATGCCAGATGAAAACATCTCGTTCAGG aGTCAAGGTGCTGATCTTAAAAGCGTTACCCAGAATTGTGAGAACCTCTGTATGGAGCccagaacagaaaaggaaggcaTTTTCGGAGCTTGTGAGAGTGCAGAAACCAGCCAGCTCTCAGCTGAAAACACACTGCAAGTAAAGAATTCAGATTTACAGACCTCTCCTCTTCACTGTGCTCCTTGTGAAAAGAGAGAAGGTTGGCACCAACAGGTCTTCTCTGGACAAGAAGTTATTAGTAATGGCAAAAAGGTAAAGAATGACATTTCCTCTACTCCTCAATGGGATATGGACTCTGTTCCTGATAAACAGGAGTGCTTATGTGCTGTTCTCTCCTCTGCAAAGCTGTGTGACGAGCCAGGGGAGGGAGAGCAAAGGTCTGGGCTTGACATACCTGACAGCAGTAACCCAGATATTCTCTGCAGCCCGTCAGCCGATGAGGCTGTCTCTGAAGCTAATCCCAAATCAGTCCTGGAATCTGGAGAACCTGAGTGCAAAGGAGATGCTGATATATCTGCAGTGCATGACAAGCTGTGGAAACTACTTCATGAAGATGACTCAGACTATGGAATCCCATTTGAAAACAGAGGCATCCTGAGTTTAGGTACGAGGCTGACAGATATCAAAGTCACAGAACTGAACTTTGTGCAGGAGACCTGTTCCGATCATCCTTTGCCAATGGATTTGACTGAAGAGCAGGAACCCATCACAGAACCAGCTCACAACCCCAGCACCAAGAAAGCTGACTGTGATGTTTCTGATATCCTCCTGCGGAGACCTACAGCACGTGAGAGTGCATCCATAGGAAACATTTGTCTTGCACAAGTGGTAGGAACAGATGGTGTCTGTCTAGATGCTGGTACTGGGAATGAGAGGGAAACGCCATCCATTTGTGTTTCAGCAAACAGTGTCCTCTCAAGGATCCAGGAGTGCTTGGAGCCAAATCCAATGGCCACAGACAGGAATGGACCCACTGTAGCTTGGGAAGGGAAGCTTGCTGTTAACAATGCTGCCCAAAGGTGTGAAGCAGATTCCCCTCAGAGGTTACAAAATGGTCAGAGTGGTAATTTAGCATGTCCCAAAGCAAACCCAGCTGACGTATCAGGTATGTCACATGGGACAGTTGGACAGTTACTTCATACTGAATACAACATACCCATGATAAATGAGTCTGTACCTGGAGAAGGCTGTCAGTTTAAGGACTGTTATCCAGCGAGGGGAGATCTGGCTTATTTCCCTGAAGAGGAAGACATTTTCCCCAGTGAAAGCACCAGTCAGTTTACACATGCAGAGCACTCCTCTGTTAACACCATACACAAGAGTTATGAAGTGAATTtacaaggaaaagggaattgcTCAGGCTTGAATGCACCAAATGACCCTAATTCTGACAGCTACcatctttcaaaaaataatggCTGTCagaattttcaaattctttctAATGCACAGAAATACAGGTATGTAATGCAGTCACCTACTTCAATTCAGATTCATGAAACCATAACATATAAGAATCTACCCCAAAATACAGACCAActgacagaaacagcaaaacaagaagGGGCAGTCCCTTCCTCTTCTGAGAAGCcatttttaagagatttttatCTCGAAGTGCCCAGCTGTGAACCATGTAAGGCAGGAGAACAGACAGAGATTTGCATACCTGAGGAACACAGAGCTGAAACTTCCTGTGACTCAGGAGTTAGTCAGGGTTCAGAGAGTCAGATTGCAGCTTCCCTTTGTAATACAGCAGAACAACATTCATTTTTGGTTGACAGCACCTTCAAGTCTGGTACAGAGTTAAAAGCAGATTCTTGTGAAAATCACACCTATGCATCTGGAAGTGTAACATCAGCCAGTGCCCCACAGCCCGGGGAGGCTCAAAGTGaacaccacagcacagcagatggGGAGGATGGAGGTTCTGGGTATCAGCTACATTCCCATCAACTGTTTGGGAACAAAACCCTGCCCTTCCTCACACCTGTAAGCCACTCACAGGGCTCTCCCAGTGAGTCTGCAGTGGCATGTCCTGGCACAAGCAGTGAGGGAAAAACTGGATCCATACAAACTGGAGTCAAAGTAAATGGAAATTTAACTACATTGGAAATTTCCTGCAAGTCATGGCAGGGTCTGTTCCAGAGGGTACCTGGAGAAAGCAAAGGGGAAGCAGCCTTGTGTGAAAATGAACATGAGATTCCAAGAGCTATTGAATATAACCCagatgaagctgaaaaaaaggcTCCTTTGCACACTCTGACTGGCTCCCAGGCTCTGAAACAGATTATGAATGTTAGCACAGAGGAGTCTTGTCCCAGCTTGATAGCTTCCAGCAAGATAACCGAGGCTGACAATCCAATTAAGTCCACTGAGTATGATAAAAAGGAGAAAGTCAGGACAGCAGGGAGTGTAGTAAGTGGTTTAGTTAATTTACCACCAGTTGATTCAGGGAACAACCAATGTTTTCAAGAGCAGCCACCCCACAGAAGAACTCCATCATTCGCTTTGGCATGGACCACATTTGATCCATTCCCAGTCAACACAGAAAGTCAAAGAAATCAAGAAGGGTCAAAATCCTGCCAGACACCACtagctgctgcagagcctgagcCCATCAAGTGTGAAGAGGACACAACAAAGAGCGGGCACGTGTCTGCCGGAGCTAAGAAGAAATTACCACCAGCAATTCTGTCCAAAAAGCCCAGGCTAGAGGAAAGGGGAAGTGTCAGCAAGGATCCCAGCGGCATTAAAAAGTCTTGGAAGAGCGAGGGAGGCGTGATTCACAAAGAGGATagaaaagagcaaaggaaacTCATTTTGAAAAAGGATAGCAAAG CCCCTAGGCTGCTGAAGAAGATCCAAGCAGAGTTGTTCCCTGACTGCTCTGGAAGTATTAAGCTGTGCTGTCAGTTTGGTGACATtcatggtgactccaccattaCATGGACTAAAGATGCCAAGgtgctggctcagctgcagagaag tgcccaggaTGACTCTCCCGTCTCTCTGGCAATAGCTGAAGCCAGTTACCAAGACCAGGGAATGTATTATTGCTGCTTGAATAACATGTATGGAAAAGTGACTGCTGAGTTTCACCTGACTGCTGCAG GCGTGGAAGAAATCGAATTCATGCAGCTGATGTTCAGAGAAGATCCCCTCAGCTCCAGCTACTTTGGTGGGACGCTGCACGGAGCAATAATGACGGAGGGGCTGCACTTTGGCGAGGGGATGCACCGCAGAGCCTTCCGCAGCCGCGTGCTGCAGGGCCTGGCCCCCGCCTTCGCCCCCGGCCACGCCTGCGTGCTCAAGGTGCACAGCGCCCTCACCTACGGCACCAAGAGCAGGGACgagctgctgcagaagaacTACAGTCTGGCACTGCAG GAATGCCATGTCCAAAATACTGCAAGAGAGTATGCAAAGTTATATGCAGCTGAAGCTGAACCCTTGGAAGGCTTTGGAGAGGTACCAGA AATCATTCCGATTTTTCTTATTCATCGCCCTGCTAATAACATCCCCTATGCCACAGTGGAGGAGGAGTTGGTTGGGGAGTTTGTGAAATACTCTGTCAAGGATGGCAAGGAAGTGAATTTCCTGAGAAGAGACTCAGAGGCTGGCCAGAAGTGTTGCACCTTCCAGCACTGGGTGTATGAGAAGACCAATGGGAACTTGCTTGTCACTGACCTGCAAG GTGTGGGGATGAAGTTAACTGATGTTGGCATAGCAACTCTGGCCAAAGG
- the ALPK2 gene encoding alpha-protein kinase 2 isoform X1: MDIKDVVKSQATFSCLRDFSEGGDDLLHFNGVVDVAAGRAKEYCSRQLPSHPTCHTGNYCLNTRDSGSLQSLADVQACKTIGLGRSLTTNSLLGEPADTSVGNHTDFGKDDSENSAAVLEIYAEKVTSVSDDFSDDDLEYFECSDVLTVREDEIWKKKLQFLLESDDEDDLKLSKDCDGCAYFLSEMPCVFQVSDNTTPMDTPIGFCGHQSKIKGVNVRRDPSVYSQSALQTEMTLTVGHHRDKSTILKDKEKNQVPVASAATGNEHPRSEEEASGGDHLAAGSSRDEPKPKDSVPAQVDSSANSTGAACTDQALGTVTETSPDGDVLGESSLLLEEGKRNVPGGNARHAVCALTESLRRNLLKLLNPIELCRYVSALGQSFQAAAEGRESRAPSPRLEGVCSTQVPEETDSVQMQAALCPAEEADKDTHWERKRTRGLSEQNQMPDENISFRSQGADLKSVTQNCENLCMEPRTEKEGIFGACESAETSQLSAENTLQVKNSDLQTSPLHCAPCEKREGWHQQVFSGQEVISNGKKVKNDISSTPQWDMDSVPDKQECLCAVLSSAKLCDEPGEGEQRSGLDIPDSSNPDILCSPSADEAVSEANPKSVLESGEPECKGDADISAVHDKLWKLLHEDDSDYGIPFENRGILSLGTRLTDIKVTELNFVQETCSDHPLPMDLTEEQEPITEPAHNPSTKKADCDVSDILLRRPTARESASIGNICLAQVVGTDGVCLDAGTGNERETPSICVSANSVLSRIQECLEPNPMATDRNGPTVAWEGKLAVNNAAQRCEADSPQRLQNGQSGNLACPKANPADVSGMSHGTVGQLLHTEYNIPMINESVPGEGCQFKDCYPARGDLAYFPEEEDIFPSESTSQFTHAEHSSVNTIHKSYEVNLQGKGNCSGLNAPNDPNSDSYHLSKNNGCQNFQILSNAQKYRYVMQSPTSIQIHETITYKNLPQNTDQLTETAKQEGAVPSSSEKPFLRDFYLEVPSCEPCKAGEQTEICIPEEHRAETSCDSGVSQGSESQIAASLCNTAEQHSFLVDSTFKSGTELKADSCENHTYASGSVTSASAPQPGEAQSEHHSTADGEDGGSGYQLHSHQLFGNKTLPFLTPVSHSQGSPSESAVACPGTSSEGKTGSIQTGVKVNGNLTTLEISCKSWQGLFQRVPGESKGEAALCENEHEIPRAIEYNPDEAEKKAPLHTLTGSQALKQIMNVSTEESCPSLIASSKITEADNPIKSTEYDKKEKVRTAGSVVSGLVNLPPVDSGNNQCFQEQPPHRRTPSFALAWTTFDPFPVNTESQRNQEGSKSCQTPLAAAEPEPIKCEEDTTKSGHVSAGAKKKLPPAILSKKPRLEERGSVSKDPSGIKKSWKSEGGVIHKEDRKEQRKLILKKDSKAPRLLKKIQAELFPDCSGSIKLCCQFGDIHGDSTITWTKDAKVLAQLQRSAQDDSPVSLAIAEASYQDQGMYYCCLNNMYGKVTAEFHLTAAVLERLSSSQSYEGVEEIEFMQLMFREDPLSSSYFGGTLHGAIMTEGLHFGEGMHRRAFRSRVLQGLAPAFAPGHACVLKVHSALTYGTKSRDELLQKNYSLALQECHVQNTAREYAKLYAAEAEPLEGFGEVPEIIPIFLIHRPANNIPYATVEEELVGEFVKYSVKDGKEVNFLRRDSEAGQKCCTFQHWVYEKTNGNLLVTDLQGVGMKLTDVGIATLAKGYKGFKGNCSFSFIEQFRALHQCNEYCEMLGLKSLRTTHQKQRKTISTKSKNLPNSSTVKKMVPKKAREPRDFISSEH, translated from the exons ATGGATATTAAAGACGTAGTTAAGTCTCAGGCAACTTTTTCCTGCCTAAGGGATTTTTCAGAGGGTGGTGATGACCTGCTTCATTTTAACGGTGTGGTTGATGTTGCTGCTGGAAGAGCAAAGGAATACTGCAGCAGACAGCTGCCTTCCCACCCCACTTGTCACACAGGCAACTATTGCCTTAACACACGAGACTCTGGATCTCTTCAGTCTCTGGCAGATGTCCAGGCATGTAAAACAATTGGGTTGGGCAGATCTCTAACCACAAATTCCTTGCTTGGTGAGCCGGCAGACACTTCTGTAGGTAATCACACAGATTTTGGAAAAGATGACTCTgaaaattctgctgctgttctggagATTTATGCAGAGAAAGTAACAAGTGTCAGTGATGACTTTTCTGATGATGACCTGGAGTACTTTGAATGTTCAGATGTGCTTACAGTGCGTGAAGATGaaatctggaaaaagaaattacaatttttattagaaagtgatgatgaagatgatCTAAAACTGAGTAAGGATTGTGATGGGTGTGCTTACTTCCTCAGTGAAATGCCTTGTGTGTTCCAAGTGTCAGATAACACTACGCCTATGGATACCCCCATTGGCTTCTGTGGGCATCAGTCAAAAATCAAAGGAGTAAACGTAAGGAGAGACCCCTCTGTGTACAGCCAGtctgctctgcagacagagaTGACTCTCACTGTTGGACACCACCGAGATAAAAGTACCATTTTGAAAGACAAAGAGAAGAATCAGGTGCCTGTCGCTTCTGCAGCCACTGGAAATGAACATCCTAGAAGTGAAGAAGAGGCTAGTGGAGGAGACCATCTGGCCGCAGGTTCCTCACGGGACGAACCAAAGCCCAAGGactctgtccctgcccaggtAGACTCCTCTGCCAATAGCACAGGTGCTGCTTGCACAGATcaggctttggggacagtgacagAAACCAGCCCCGACGGGGACGTGCTGGGGGAAagctcactgctgctggaggaggggaagaggaatgTGCCGGGGGGAAATGCACGGCATGCTGTCTGTGCCTTAACAGAAAGTCTGAGGAGAAACCTTTTGAAGCTATTAAACCCTATAGAACTTTGCAGATATGTAAGTGCTCTAGGACAGtctttccaggctgcagctgagggcagggaatCCAGAGCTCCGTCTCCCCGTCTGGAAGGTGTCTGTTCAACGCAGGTTCCCGAGGAGACAGACAGCGTGCAAATGcaggctgctctgtgtccaGCAGAGGAGGCAGATAAAGACACtcactgggaaaggaaaaggactcGAGGCCTGTCTGAGCAAAACCAGATGCCAGATGAAAACATCTCGTTCAGG aGTCAAGGTGCTGATCTTAAAAGCGTTACCCAGAATTGTGAGAACCTCTGTATGGAGCccagaacagaaaaggaaggcaTTTTCGGAGCTTGTGAGAGTGCAGAAACCAGCCAGCTCTCAGCTGAAAACACACTGCAAGTAAAGAATTCAGATTTACAGACCTCTCCTCTTCACTGTGCTCCTTGTGAAAAGAGAGAAGGTTGGCACCAACAGGTCTTCTCTGGACAAGAAGTTATTAGTAATGGCAAAAAGGTAAAGAATGACATTTCCTCTACTCCTCAATGGGATATGGACTCTGTTCCTGATAAACAGGAGTGCTTATGTGCTGTTCTCTCCTCTGCAAAGCTGTGTGACGAGCCAGGGGAGGGAGAGCAAAGGTCTGGGCTTGACATACCTGACAGCAGTAACCCAGATATTCTCTGCAGCCCGTCAGCCGATGAGGCTGTCTCTGAAGCTAATCCCAAATCAGTCCTGGAATCTGGAGAACCTGAGTGCAAAGGAGATGCTGATATATCTGCAGTGCATGACAAGCTGTGGAAACTACTTCATGAAGATGACTCAGACTATGGAATCCCATTTGAAAACAGAGGCATCCTGAGTTTAGGTACGAGGCTGACAGATATCAAAGTCACAGAACTGAACTTTGTGCAGGAGACCTGTTCCGATCATCCTTTGCCAATGGATTTGACTGAAGAGCAGGAACCCATCACAGAACCAGCTCACAACCCCAGCACCAAGAAAGCTGACTGTGATGTTTCTGATATCCTCCTGCGGAGACCTACAGCACGTGAGAGTGCATCCATAGGAAACATTTGTCTTGCACAAGTGGTAGGAACAGATGGTGTCTGTCTAGATGCTGGTACTGGGAATGAGAGGGAAACGCCATCCATTTGTGTTTCAGCAAACAGTGTCCTCTCAAGGATCCAGGAGTGCTTGGAGCCAAATCCAATGGCCACAGACAGGAATGGACCCACTGTAGCTTGGGAAGGGAAGCTTGCTGTTAACAATGCTGCCCAAAGGTGTGAAGCAGATTCCCCTCAGAGGTTACAAAATGGTCAGAGTGGTAATTTAGCATGTCCCAAAGCAAACCCAGCTGACGTATCAGGTATGTCACATGGGACAGTTGGACAGTTACTTCATACTGAATACAACATACCCATGATAAATGAGTCTGTACCTGGAGAAGGCTGTCAGTTTAAGGACTGTTATCCAGCGAGGGGAGATCTGGCTTATTTCCCTGAAGAGGAAGACATTTTCCCCAGTGAAAGCACCAGTCAGTTTACACATGCAGAGCACTCCTCTGTTAACACCATACACAAGAGTTATGAAGTGAATTtacaaggaaaagggaattgcTCAGGCTTGAATGCACCAAATGACCCTAATTCTGACAGCTACcatctttcaaaaaataatggCTGTCagaattttcaaattctttctAATGCACAGAAATACAGGTATGTAATGCAGTCACCTACTTCAATTCAGATTCATGAAACCATAACATATAAGAATCTACCCCAAAATACAGACCAActgacagaaacagcaaaacaagaagGGGCAGTCCCTTCCTCTTCTGAGAAGCcatttttaagagatttttatCTCGAAGTGCCCAGCTGTGAACCATGTAAGGCAGGAGAACAGACAGAGATTTGCATACCTGAGGAACACAGAGCTGAAACTTCCTGTGACTCAGGAGTTAGTCAGGGTTCAGAGAGTCAGATTGCAGCTTCCCTTTGTAATACAGCAGAACAACATTCATTTTTGGTTGACAGCACCTTCAAGTCTGGTACAGAGTTAAAAGCAGATTCTTGTGAAAATCACACCTATGCATCTGGAAGTGTAACATCAGCCAGTGCCCCACAGCCCGGGGAGGCTCAAAGTGaacaccacagcacagcagatggGGAGGATGGAGGTTCTGGGTATCAGCTACATTCCCATCAACTGTTTGGGAACAAAACCCTGCCCTTCCTCACACCTGTAAGCCACTCACAGGGCTCTCCCAGTGAGTCTGCAGTGGCATGTCCTGGCACAAGCAGTGAGGGAAAAACTGGATCCATACAAACTGGAGTCAAAGTAAATGGAAATTTAACTACATTGGAAATTTCCTGCAAGTCATGGCAGGGTCTGTTCCAGAGGGTACCTGGAGAAAGCAAAGGGGAAGCAGCCTTGTGTGAAAATGAACATGAGATTCCAAGAGCTATTGAATATAACCCagatgaagctgaaaaaaaggcTCCTTTGCACACTCTGACTGGCTCCCAGGCTCTGAAACAGATTATGAATGTTAGCACAGAGGAGTCTTGTCCCAGCTTGATAGCTTCCAGCAAGATAACCGAGGCTGACAATCCAATTAAGTCCACTGAGTATGATAAAAAGGAGAAAGTCAGGACAGCAGGGAGTGTAGTAAGTGGTTTAGTTAATTTACCACCAGTTGATTCAGGGAACAACCAATGTTTTCAAGAGCAGCCACCCCACAGAAGAACTCCATCATTCGCTTTGGCATGGACCACATTTGATCCATTCCCAGTCAACACAGAAAGTCAAAGAAATCAAGAAGGGTCAAAATCCTGCCAGACACCACtagctgctgcagagcctgagcCCATCAAGTGTGAAGAGGACACAACAAAGAGCGGGCACGTGTCTGCCGGAGCTAAGAAGAAATTACCACCAGCAATTCTGTCCAAAAAGCCCAGGCTAGAGGAAAGGGGAAGTGTCAGCAAGGATCCCAGCGGCATTAAAAAGTCTTGGAAGAGCGAGGGAGGCGTGATTCACAAAGAGGATagaaaagagcaaaggaaacTCATTTTGAAAAAGGATAGCAAAG CCCCTAGGCTGCTGAAGAAGATCCAAGCAGAGTTGTTCCCTGACTGCTCTGGAAGTATTAAGCTGTGCTGTCAGTTTGGTGACATtcatggtgactccaccattaCATGGACTAAAGATGCCAAGgtgctggctcagctgcagagaag tgcccaggaTGACTCTCCCGTCTCTCTGGCAATAGCTGAAGCCAGTTACCAAGACCAGGGAATGTATTATTGCTGCTTGAATAACATGTATGGAAAAGTGACTGCTGAGTTTCACCTGACTGCTGCAG TATTGGAACGTCTCTCAAGTTCTCAGAGTTATGAAG GCGTGGAAGAAATCGAATTCATGCAGCTGATGTTCAGAGAAGATCCCCTCAGCTCCAGCTACTTTGGTGGGACGCTGCACGGAGCAATAATGACGGAGGGGCTGCACTTTGGCGAGGGGATGCACCGCAGAGCCTTCCGCAGCCGCGTGCTGCAGGGCCTGGCCCCCGCCTTCGCCCCCGGCCACGCCTGCGTGCTCAAGGTGCACAGCGCCCTCACCTACGGCACCAAGAGCAGGGACgagctgctgcagaagaacTACAGTCTGGCACTGCAG GAATGCCATGTCCAAAATACTGCAAGAGAGTATGCAAAGTTATATGCAGCTGAAGCTGAACCCTTGGAAGGCTTTGGAGAGGTACCAGA AATCATTCCGATTTTTCTTATTCATCGCCCTGCTAATAACATCCCCTATGCCACAGTGGAGGAGGAGTTGGTTGGGGAGTTTGTGAAATACTCTGTCAAGGATGGCAAGGAAGTGAATTTCCTGAGAAGAGACTCAGAGGCTGGCCAGAAGTGTTGCACCTTCCAGCACTGGGTGTATGAGAAGACCAATGGGAACTTGCTTGTCACTGACCTGCAAG GTGTGGGGATGAAGTTAACTGATGTTGGCATAGCAACTCTGGCCAAAGG